The Epinephelus lanceolatus isolate andai-2023 chromosome 1, ASM4190304v1, whole genome shotgun sequence genome has a window encoding:
- the LOC117257404 gene encoding sulfotransferase 1C2A-like, which translates to MDPPRIIKTHLPFQLVPPGFWVNKCKAIYMARNAKDNMVSYYYFDRMCLTQPEPGPWESFMSKFMQGELSWGSWYDHVKGYWLEREKRNILYLFYEDMKENPRREVERVMRYLDLSISDEIISRIVELTSFKNMKENPMANYSFIPATVFDQSISPFMRKGEVGDWRNHLTPEQSKMFDEDYKKQMKEVNIPFRTFI; encoded by the exons ATGGATCCTCCAAGAATTATCAAGACACATCTTCCTTTTCAGTTGGTGCCTCCTGGTTTTTGGGTAAACAAGTGCAAG GCTATCTACATGGCACGCAATGCCAAAGACAACATGGTGAGCTACTACTACTTTGACCGTATGTGTCTGACCCAGCCTGAGCCAGGGCCCTGGGAGAGCTTCATGTCCAAGTTCATGCAAGGAGAGT TGTCGTGGGGCTCCTGGTATGACCACGTGAAAGGTTACTggctggagagagagaagaggaataTCCTTTACCTCTTCTATGAGGACATGAAAGAG AATCCTCGGCGTGAAGTGGAGCGCGTCATGAGGTACCTGGATTTGTCAATCTCTGATGAGATCATCAGCCGGATTGTGGAGCTCACATCCTTTAAGAACATGAAGGAGAACCCAATGGCCAACTACTCCTTCATACCAGCAACTGTTTTTGATCAGTCCATCTCCCCCTTCATGAGAAAAG GTGAGGTAGGTGATTGGAGAAACCATTTAACACCTGAGCAATCAAAGATGTTTGATGAAGACTATAAAAAGCAAATGAAGGAAGTCAACATACCATTCAGGACCTTCATCTGA